Proteins encoded within one genomic window of Oncorhynchus tshawytscha isolate Ot180627B linkage group LG02, Otsh_v2.0, whole genome shotgun sequence:
- the idh3b gene encoding isocitrate dehydrogenase [NAD] subunit beta, mitochondrial, whose translation MPTALKPRRRIDFLHILSGLWIMMAAALRGSVVTLAKGLTGTGPRWQQLAARSLNMTASLGGPEAPPARADATFKVTMVPGDGVGPELMTAVKEVFKAGDVPVEFEEFHLSEVQHMDSDEKLEQVLASMKTNRVAMKGKINTPMEFKGELAGFEMKIRRRLDLFANVVHVNSLPGYSTRHNNLDLVIIREQTEGEYSSLEHESVPGVIECLKIITREKSRRIAKFAFDYATKKGRSKVTAVHKANIMKLADGLFLQCCAEVAELYPKIKYENIIIDNCCMQLVQNPYQFDVLVMPNLYGNIIDNLAAGLVGGAGVVPGESYSAEYAVFETGARHPFAQAVGRNIANPTAMLLSAANMLHHLNLEYHSNMVSDAVRKVIKQGKVRTGDLGGYATSDEFTRAVIANLAI comes from the exons GGCCTTACTGGCACTGGTCCGCGGTGGCAGCAGCTGGCTGCCCGGTCCCTCAATATGACTGCCAGTCTGGGTGGGCCTGAGGCACCTCCGGCCCGCGCCGACGCCACATTCAAGGTCACCATGGTGCCCGGGGATGGAGTAGGACCTGAACTGATGACTGCCGTCAAGGAGGTGTTCAAG gcggGTGATGTCCCAGTGGAGTTTGAGGAGTTCCACCTAAGTGAGGTGCAGCACATGGACAGCGACGAGAAGCTGGAGCAGGTGTTGGCCTCCATGAAGACCAACAGGGTGGCCATGAAAG GAAAGATTAACACCCCCATGGAGTTCAAAGGGGAGCTGGCTGGCTTTGAGATGAAAATTAG GCGGAGGCTGGACCTGTTTGCAAACGTGGTACATGTGAACAGCCTGCCCGGCTACAGCACCCGCCACAACAACCTGGACCTGGTCATCATCCGAGAGCAGACTGAGGGAGAGTACAGCTCTCTGGAGCACGAG AGCGTGCCTGGAGTGATTGAATGTCTGAAGATCATCACTAGGGAGAAGTCTCGGCGCATCGCCAAGTTTGCCTTCGACTACGCCACCAAGAAGGGTCGCAGCAAGGTCACGGCGGTCCACAAGGCCAACATCAT GAAGCTTGCAGATGGCCTGTTCCTACAGTGCTGTGCCGAGGTGGCAGAGCTGTATCCCAAGATCAAATATGAGAACATCATCATAGACAACTGTTGCATGCAG CTGGTCCAGAACCCATACCAGTTTGACGTGCTGGTGATGCCCAACCTTTATGGCAACATCATTGACAACCTGGCTGCTGGGCTGGTCGGCGGGGCAGGAGTGGTGCCAGGAGAGAGCTACAGCGCCGAGTATGCCGTGTTTGAGACC GGAGCTCGGCACCCCTTTGCCCAGGCTGTAGGCAGGAACATCGCCAACCCCACGGCCATGCTGCTCAGTGCTGCCAACATGCTCCATCACCTCAA cctggaataCCACTCCAATATGGTGTCAGATGCTGTCAGGAAGGTCATCAAACAGGGCaag GTGCGCACAGGAGACCTGGGGGGCTATGCCACAAGCGACGAGTTCACCAGAGCTGTCATCGCCAACCTAGCCATCTGA